The Cynocephalus volans isolate mCynVol1 chromosome 17, mCynVol1.pri, whole genome shotgun sequence genomic interval CAGACAATGGATagttaaatatgaaaattaatggAGATTCACCTGAACATCTTGATACCTAAATTGGTTGGTAATTGAACAATATTGAATGTGCTATCTCTGATATTTTCTGCAATGCTTACCACCAAATGTTCATTCACGAATGAACATGATAGTCCAGACCTGGTGAAGAATACAGTCCAGCAGCTTATAGCCTGAAAAGGGAAAGATAATAATTATAAGATAACATGATAATAATTACGTACAGTAGCATGTGCGTTTTGATCCTCCATCTTTGAGTtttagagaaaaaggaagagggctGGTTTTCTACCTGTGCCCAGAATAACAAGCAGACCCTAGAAGGACTTACGTGAAAGATATTCAGATGTAGGCACAGCCAGCCACATTATAGAAAACATGGGTTTTGAAGGAGCAAACTTAAACAAAGACAGAATTTTCCAATCTGCACCTGCAATTTGCTCAATAATTCTGTTTTTTATACTTCTCTTCCCAGTGTCAAAGCATCTAAACCAATCCAAGTTGTCTTGGAACAAAGACGGCATTGTCCACGGAGTCAGATATCGAGATGGGAATCTGGTGATCCAGTTCCCAGGTTGGTATGTCATCGTTTGCCAACTGCAGTTTCTCATGCAATGCCCAAATCATTCTGTCGACCTGAAGTTGGAGCTTCTCATCAACGAAGAGGTCAAAAAACAGGCTCTGGTGACAGTGTGTGAGTCTGAAGtgcaaacaaaaaacatataccAGAATCTCTCTCAGTTCTTGCTGGATTACCTGCAGGCCAACACCACCGTATCAGTCAATGTGGATAAATTCCAGTATGTGGACACAGACACCTTTCCTCTTGACAATGTGTTATCCATCTTCTTATACAGTAGTTCAGACTGAACTGTTTCTCCTGGCCTTCAGGAAGAAAGCAACTTTCTCAGAAAATTTTAGACCAAGACTGAAACCACAACAGATATTAAATAGTATACTTCTCCTTCTGTCTCTTGGAAAGATACATCTCTAGGATTAAAAACAGAGTTTTGAGTGACATATCTTTCAGATAGAAGACAAGGAAGCAATGTAATGTAGTGGACAGAGCCCCGTATGGGATCGGAAGGGATGGATATATGCCCAAGCCTAACCTCTAAGTCACTGCATGACCTTGaaccatttcttttgttttgagaACCCCAAATACATTGGGGTTCCAGTACCAGAGCAACTAGCAACACTGCCCTAACAGGAAATGAAGGGGAGCTGGATGTGGGTGTTTACAGTGTGTCTTTCATGGGATACTTCCTTTACCTGGCAGATGACCTACTGCCTACTTGTCCAACCCAAGACCAGGGAATTCCTCACACAGGAAACTTGTTTATACTGGCAGATACCCTTGTGGTTGTTGTCTGACCTGTGTCCAGATTACACCTGCCTGACCATTGCTCTGGCACTGGGAGCCATGCCTCGTGTTTTCCCCAGCATCCTGGGGAGAACCCCGCCTGGGGCAGCCCCTGGTTCTTTAGACGGAAGGTGCAAATTCAATACACCACCATAATAGGAAATTTTAAAGATTCTTACTTGCGGATTCTGGCAAGGAGGGTGTGATGAGTCAGGAAGGCAGTCCTTTGTACCTGGGTCATGCAAGGCAGGAATGaagagtcaggcagagagaacacTTAGCAACTAGCTGTACATATAAGGGAATGGAGCTTCTCATCAACTTTAGGTGTGCAGGCAAATGCCTGAATGGTCCCTTGAAGGAAACATCCAGAAAGTGGGGAGCCCAGTCTGCTAGGCAGAGAGATGCCTCTCAGTCCTCATCTCTGACCACCCACCAGCTTGAGCCATTTGGGTGTGTTGTAGAACTGGAAACTGCCTCAAGGGTGACTGAGTCCTgcttctggtatgagaaagttAAACTTGTATTCACAGTGGATACCcaggcaacataaaattataagaatacaCTACACCTTCCCCTCCCAGGAACTTAGGATCCAAGTATTGAAATATGAGGGGGCCGAGATTAAGTCTCTCCAAAGTCTCTTCCGTAACAGAAGACCAAACCTGTGAACTGAAATTCCAGACTGGGTTCTGGAAGCCTGCAACCAAAGgaaggcccctcctacccccaccaGTATGAAATTGATGGTACTAGTAGCATCTGGCTGGCAAGTCATCTCAGCAGTATCAGTTTAAGGGGACAAAATTCAGGGTGCCCTACAGAATGGTGTGAACCACAGAATCTAAAAGGTGTAATAGAAAGGACTACCAAACAGATCTAAGAAGGCCACATGGGTATTTGGAAAACCATCTGACCAGGCCTGACTCCACTCCAGTTAAGACTGACGAGAAGACAGCAGCAGACAGGAAAGTGCTGTGCGTTCAGCAGACACGCAGTCAGCATGCAGCAGTCAAGGCAATGCAGTCATTTAGCCAGGGAACAGCTGCTGCCATCTCTTGCATGACATATTTCTGTTCCCTGCTTCAAAAACCTCTCAGAAAACCAGTCTGTGGGGGATTTTTAGGACCCACAAAGTTGTTGATAGATGATGATGACCCTGAAAATGGTAAGAAGAACTTCTGAGCAACAGCAACCTCCTCTCCTGATTTGGGTAGCCATGAGATTTCTCTAGCTACATCAAATGTGACATCTATGCACCATCTTTGGAAAAGCACCTGATGTGTTGAAGGACTGTGACAAACCATTTGAGTTGAAGTGTAAGCCTCTAAGGTTATGCTTCAGTAAGAAAAGATGCACCCTTCACCACTATTTAAAACAATCTaacaaaatttgcatttttctgaaggaggagagagaagaaaaggagttaAAAATCCAGCAAAGGCTACAAGAgacttaaaagaaggaaaaaaccccAACGGTGGTGGTATGGATGAGAGGGATGTGGGAAACAAAAATGGCTAAGGGAATATGTTAAGTCATTTGCTAGGCAGTGTGCTATGTCAATCTCCTCCTAGGCCTCCTCTATGAAATATCTAGTAAAGTCTATATTTCTCTTTAACTCTTTCTGTGAATAGATTCTTTGGGAAAAGTGAACATTGGAAGAAATGTTGAATTCAGCAAGCTAAATGGTATGGGGTCAACATAGGGACAGGTCTTGAGAGCTCAGACTTAGAAAATAAAGGGGTCATCTGGCATTTGTGTTATACACTAACTGTGTGGGACAAATGAATCTTGCTTAATCCAACTTATGCCTCGAAAAGGTACATGCAACCTAAGTGTTTGTGAACTAAGCAAATTTTCTTCCATCTCACTTTCTAACTCAAAATAGATTCCATTTCTGGTTTTTACTCACCATCCGCAGAGCAGAGGGGCCTGACTCACACTGTGAGTGGCTCCTAATCTCAGCCTATGTCAAGCAGTGCTCAGAAAGCCAACAGCTAATGACATAAGGGCACATTATTTAAAAGAATCAtgtatcaaaacaaaaataaataaaagagaataatcaTTAATAACTCAACTGATAGAAACATAGGGAGTGGACAAACCAGAAAGATTACAGTTAAATTCCATCACTCTTGAGGGTTAACCAGCCCCTGGGAATGTTACAAGCAAATGTAAAAGCAAATCTGTGcaagtaaaacaaataatttatctAATTGGGAACCCGGTCTACCTAGAACATATGCCTCTTTGGTAAATGATATCCTAATTTATACATTCTGTGACTTGAATTTTTTCATGGAATGTTAAGTTTTTGAGATTTACTCAAACTAATACACGTAGATCTAGCTCATTCATTTAACTGCTAcgtatttttttgtttgaataTGCCATAGTTTGTCCATTATCCTATGGATGAACATTTAATTTGCTATTACAGCACATTTTCTCAGACAGCTCCCACCCCTTGCTGCCATTTTCCTATACAGCAAAAATACTCTGGGAAAAGTATAAATGGTGCCTCAAAGCTGCTATGTTAACCATGGCTAGTGAGAGTTTAAACCCCTCTATGATCACAGAACTGGAGCTTCACCTCTAGAGTCTGAAAGGTCCTTCCCATCTTTTATAAATACTTCTCTGCTCTCTACATCCATTAGACACACACATCCTTAGTGCCAACATGGTGCCAGGGCCCATGCAAGGTGCCAGCTGAAGATCCAGCATAGTGAGTACTACAGCTCTGCCAGCCTGCTGTGTTTGAAACATGTCTTTCTGGTGCATTCTGGAGCTTCCCTGGACCCAGAGAGTAAACAAAAATGCCAGAGTGCACAAAGGACAAGCACAGCCCAGGAAGGAGACATCTCCTTCAAGACCAGATATCCACTTTCCTCAAGTTCTGTTCCAGACCTCTTTCTTTTGAACTCCATACTGTCTCCCTGGGTGACTTTGCTCACTcccatggcttttttttttttttttaatatcttattcGATATCTCTTTCCTAAAATGGACCTGTGTTTAAAGGGGCTTCAAATGACACCTTTCTGACAATAGCTGCAAAATATACCCCCATCTTTGACTTTCTCCTAAAATCTAACCCCATATATTCGGTAGCCGTTGGGCTGTTCTCATAGTTCTCTCTTGAGACCTTGCAATGGAAGATTGGTTCTCAACATTTAGTGCAGTGgctttccagctttttttttctttttaaccacaATCCAGAGGAAGAAACATCTTATAATGCCAAcaagaactaagaaaaaaaaatcttgtcttGACCACCTGAATTGATTTCATGATGCTCTCATAAGTTACAAACCACAATTTGCAAAACACTGTTGTAGTGTGCCTTCCCCCACTCCAGAagttagaaaactaaaaatatactttctttattcctttgcaCCTCAGGCTCAAGTACCATTTAATCTGAGATGGACAGGATTTTGAAATGTTTGTCCATTCAGCTGACAAGCACAGCTGTGGAGGCGTTTGGTTTTTCCACAGCTGTGTTTGCAGAGGTTCCAATGTTCAGATACTAGCTTAGCAGTTGTGGCAAGTCTGGGTGGAGGGAGACGAGCATCCATCCTGCTGACACAGACGCTCATTGGTTCTAGAATCGGTGGCAGCGGCAGCTTCCTGATTGTAGTGGTTTCCTGTTCACTATAGCAGTGTTGTGGTTCTAGAGGGGCCAGCTTCCTGACTGCAAGATTACTGAAGAGACAGCAGCTACCATAGCAGCCCTGTTCTTAGGAGTGGCATTAGAGGTTGCTCCTGGAAGGTCAAGCTGGATTCTGTTTCCTCAGCCCTCTTGATAATTCTATGAGCCATTTAATACCCTGTGATAAGTCCCTTCAGGCCAAACAAGCAAAAGTGAAGTCTGTTCTCTGCAACTGATCCCAAATGCATTCAACCTCAACATGTGCAAACCGACTTCATAATACTCACTGGAAACTTATCACTATTCCTATGTCCCAAATCTCAAGGATTGCCTCAGTCTCTCATGATCCCACCAACCCAATACACATCTGACCACTTCATCCAGTTCTCTAGTTCCAGCCTCCATCCTCTCATTCACACCACTCTCAATACCTCCTaactcctgttctttttttttttttttaaagcaagcaaCAGTTTATTAAAAGAAGAGATAGACTTGTGCATAAGGGGGGGGGTAGCTACAGAGAAGCTAGCCCCCCGAGGGCAGCTGTTTAGGGTCCTTTATAGGGCAAGAggttaaggggtgcaggccagtgTCATAATACTGCACTTCTGGGGATGGTCCCttttgttcttcctggttgcatcatgggcgcatgctcagttagggctttggtcctagCACTTGCTCAGTGGTCCAATATGGTGGTAGTGTTCATAAtcatcaccccaggagggtcattgtagcagccaccttgaagctttgtgtccATGCGGCAACTCCTAAAGGgttcttaaggttaatctgtaacttaatttttacaactaCTGGAAACAAGCCTTGGGAAGAAGTTTTGCAATTCAGTGAATATCCTAACCCTCATTCTTGCCTCCAATCTTACTCCTTACAAATCCTATCTTCAGACAGCAACAATAACTCTTCTTTGTCCCTGGGATTGATAGTAGTAATGCTCATTTATCAAGCTCTTCCATGTTATTCACTTTTCATGTActcactcatttaatcctcacagcagccctaggaGGTAGGCATTATCATCTCTACACTTCAGAGAAGGACACTGAGAGTTTGAGACACTGAGCAGCCTGGCCAACATCATATAGCCAGTGGGCAGTAAGAACTGGGATTCAAGACCCAGTTCATCTAACTCCACATTCCATGCTTCAACCACAATGAACACAGCCTTCCTAAAATCTAAGCTCTTTCATCGGGGTCCCTATAGATCC includes:
- the TNFSF8 gene encoding tumor necrosis factor ligand superfamily member 8; translated protein: MEPGLRRALIRVAPSRDTAMQVPADSVASHVGTTSRSHFYFTTATLALCLVVTVATIMVLVVQRTDPIPNPPDNFPLKGGNCSEDLLCILKKAPFKKSWAYLQVSKHLNQSKLSWNKDGIVHGVRYRDGNLVIQFPGWYVIVCQLQFLMQCPNHSVDLKLELLINEEVKKQALVTVCESEVQTKNIYQNLSQFLLDYLQANTTVSVNVDKFQYVDTDTFPLDNVLSIFLYSSSD